Genomic segment of Salvia hispanica cultivar TCC Black 2014 chromosome 2, UniMelb_Shisp_WGS_1.0, whole genome shotgun sequence:
cgtaatattccaatataagcttgtattaaattgtgggttcaatttaattagtaaaaagctaattgggcgagcccatatccaaaaccttccatagattcctgtctgggcccaaaaggaacttaatataaataggagaataaaggagacagaataatgacaattttcatacttgaaattttcgaaattttcggcccccccAGCTGAAGGAGATTTCGATTTCTACTCCTTTttccaaaaggatttcttctgtcttctttattcgagtcctagtattttgataagatcaacccacactgatattggaatacagttcgggaaccagagagaagatccgtggtctagtattgaagatcatcacgtggagaaggcgcaagcaatcgtcgattctttggagaatcaaatcggtaactctaaaccgtagaattcatgtttaggatttactttctttaagcatgaattatttgcgttctagcatgcaattatctgtttaacatgtgaattgattaatcgcataatcggtcaaatagatccgtgtctgatttatttatttgtacaagtcttccgctgtgcaaggggcaccaaaccccaacatgTCCGCCACTCTGCAGGGAAGGTTATGggaagtccttatgacgtggcagtgcTGGGAAGGCTATGGaaagtccttatgacgtggcatgaGGTGTTTTTGGGAAGTCCGTCGGGAAGGCTATGGAAAGTCCGTCCCCACTGGGGATGCTCTTATTAACCGGTagtactttttcattttcgctTATAAAGTATTTTAGGACCTTCTAAATCGGCTGTACTTTTTTAGGGATAGAATATATACTCAACTTCTAGTTAGTCCTATAGTATTTGAAactaaaatactccctccatctaaCAATAGCAGTCCCATTTCTAATGGGCACggttttaatacgagttggagtgtgtaataaatgaggTGTGATAGTGGAATTTGGGACCCACATCAATTgtgttcaattttttctttcatcttAATTGTAAAACAACAAAGCTGccaaccttttttttatgttgcTTAAACGTTTTTTAATGTCATTAATTacaatgacatttttaatatttctatttttaaaatgttcaatcacataaataaaaaactgaaaagaaaaagattgcTCAAAATGTAAAAACTGCTAATTCAACAAGATTAGTTCAAAATATATGGAGGGAAATAGAAATTTCTACTCTCCCTTTACATAATTTTTGGAGGAGAATTcgaactaaaaaaatgaaagtttcaAAGTGCTATAAATACATCAACTTTATACATTTAAGAGACCTTCTATCAACTCCAAAACTCAAAATCTCCAAAAAAAACATCCTAAACAGCTGCAGTTATAAATCCCtcagaaaaatttcatcataggGATACAGAATGGGCAGAGGACAACTCTATACTTGAGAAGCAACATTAAGAACAATGTGTTGCAGTTCTTACTCAAGCACTGTAATGGAAGCAGCAGATACATTTAACATCAGTATGGCAGAGCCACAAGCCTCCAAACCTGAAAAGGGGTGGCTAATACACATGATAAGCACCACAAACAATTTCCAACACCACATCAAACAGCCAACAACATCAACCATGGCCAGATTTCATAACACATCACCATGAAGGCCCTCAGAAAACTTTCATCATATGGCAGCAACACAAGCCTCCCAACCTGAATAGGGGTGGCTAATAAACATAGGACAAGCATCAAACacaataatatcaacacaagccTCCAAACCAACATCAATATCAACAATACAACATCAGAGTAGCCCTCAGataataatatcaacatatgaCAGGACAAATTCAGCAAGAAATTCCATTTAATCTGacaaagaacaaaaaattcatcatAGGGCAGTGCATTAAGCCTCCTAACCCAAAATGGGGGTGGCTAAATCACAACACAAGCACCACAACACATTAGCAGGAACAAATAAGCCAACCAGCAAAAAATGCCACAAATAAAATCAGCCAAAGAACACCAATTTCACCATAGGGCAGTAAAACACCAACCCTTAAACCTCCTAACCCAAATTGGGGGTGGCTAAATCACATAACATTTCAAACCCTAGGAAACCCCTAAATACCCAAAATCTAAGAACCTCCAAACCCTAGATAGAGGGCGGTTCTCAGAAAACTAAGAGCCTCCAAAGTGTTGAAGGTCCATTCCGGCGTCGGATTCGAACGGGAAAGAGGGGACGGCCGATTAGGGTTTTCTATTGCACCAGAGATGCAATCCATTAACgtgggaggaggaggaggggggAAGAGGAGGCGATTGGGACGCCTTTTGccggaggaggcggcggcggatgAGAAGGGGTAGGGTTCCGAGAGGtagagagaggtagagagtgagaatggagagaatgagagaaattAATCGTTCAATGGTGTGATAGGGAGGGAGGTGGATggggtgtttttttttatggcaGACATGTAAATAAGTGAGAAAGGGGAGGATAATTAAATTGtccaaatatagtaagtagaaccgggactcctattgcCGGACGGACAAAAACGGAAAAACAGGACTCCTATtgctggacggagggagtaatatattactccctccgtccatgaaaacaTGTCAATTTGTGAatagcacgagttttaatgtagaattggtaaagtaagagagaagggaaaaaagtaagagagaagtagtgttagcgGAATATGAgttccatattattagtaacagaaaagagaaaaaagtaagagagaagttgttgaaaacttttcttttttgaatgtgccctatttttcgtggacaactaaaaatggcaaatgtgccatatttttcatggacggagggagtagtatgtTTTAACCTTTTCAATTCTCTCATCTATATACAAAATGTTGTTTGTTGGAgatgataaatataatactccatatttttattaaaataagaaatagaaaataaaagagaaaaatatcaaaatattaagaggaaacatttttttttgtatgtgAACTTTGTCAAGATATTAATTTTGGTCcgtaatatttgaaaatatctttTGAGATTCATGAACTTCGATTTAACATCATTTAAGttactttttcattatttcaaactttttttagGCGAAAATACCTTCAAGTCCATGAAGGATATTTCAATCTATCTACCCTCtcttcttcattaaaatattgagagaacattatttttttggttcgcgaactttgccaaaatatcatttttggtcTGAGCTTTAATTCCTTGTGAAAGTGGGGAGTGTAACGAGGTGATGTTGCGATGATCTGTGGCATTCCATCGCGGAATTTGTTGTTGTTCGGGTTTAAaatagagtaaaggtcaaaattggtcctaaacatatagTCAGAATAccaatttggtccaaaacattcactttttgaaaattgagtCCAAAACATTTGTAATCGTTATCGAAGTGGTCCTAAACATTTGACATCGTTGTCAAAGTGGTCTTTTTCCGTAAAAAACCAACGGTCAACGcctaattaatgattttttaaacttaattaatatactaatgcataattaattaaacaaaattaaatataaaattaataaaatgctaAGAAATTCCAAAATCGACTATTTATccctctttttccttctcttccaTCTCTCCTTCGTTCTTCCTAAATCGgaatctctctcttcttctctccgATGCTCAACGTCGTCGcgtctttctctctctgctCGCTCTTCCACAGATCGTCGTCATCGTGTGTTTCTCCACATTGCTGTTGTCCGAGATCAAAATCGTCGTCGTCCACCATTGTTGTCGCCGTCCATTGCCggaagagaaggaaaaagagggAGAAATAGTcgattttggaattttttagcattttattaattttatgtttaattttgtttaattaattatgcattagtatattactccatctgtccctgaaaatttgtcacctatttcctttttcgttcatccctaaaaatttgtcacctttcacttttaccatttttggtagtgaaccctacattccactaattcattctcactcacattttattttaaaactaatatataaaagtaagactcacatgccactaactttttcaacccactttctactacatttcttaaaccccgtgtcgggtcaaatggtgacaaaatttgggggacggagggagtaattaagttaaaaaacCATTAATTAGGCGTTGACCGTTAGTATTTTACGGAAAAGGACCACTTCGACAACGATGTCAAATGTTTAGGATCACTTCGTTAAcgatttcaaatgttttggacccgatttttaaaaagtgaatgttttggaccaaattggTATTCTGActatatgtttaggaccaattttgacctgtactctttaaaataaagagatttagaagtttttaaattgaatatgcAATCGAGCCATCaagattatttttctcaaGATTCATCATATTTAAAGACAACAAATTGTCAATTTAATCAATACTTCCTTCAAATTTGCTGTAACTCAAATCTAACTACTCAAGAAAAACCACTTATTAAAGAATTGTGATCAACAGTTAGGGAATTAAGCTTTGCAGCAAAGCTCCATGAATTAGGGAGAGGTGAAGTGCGAACTATTGTGTTGAggagtgagagagaatgagagagaaatgCTCACTGGGATGAAGTTCGCGAACCAAAAAAATGttctttcaatatttaatgaaaatgagagTAAATAGACAGATATTGCCATAAATTTATGACATTGAGGGTATTTTaacccaaaacaaaaattgaaacaatgaaaaatttaattaaatgatattaactcGAAATTCATGGACctcagaaaatatttttaaatattatggaCCATTACTttgataatatttaaatagatatatctttaaataaagaacaaagaaaagaagataaGGTCGTTTAAATATTACCAAAATACAATATGTTATACAAagatgatttaaaaaaaaactccgtataaattaatattctgATTTCAAAcgaaattgatcaaattttgtactatcattaaatttttgtatgagaaaaataagaactCATAGTCCATATTGCAATTGCTATAGCGTACAGGGGTCGAAGTAGAATAAGTTGAAATAGTTGGGGTGAttatagtattttgataagttcGAAAGAGATCTACGAAGGGCAAGATTTCTAGTTTCAACAcaggaggaagaggagaaaACACAGAGGCGAAAATGCTCTACTCCGCCAAACCGCCATTGCTACTTCCTCTATTCTTCTTCCTAACTTCGTTTCTCTCAGGGAATATTACCCTTGCTTACAATTTGTAAGTCTCCATCACTTTTTTCCGTATTTTCTCTTTGTTCTCTGTATGTAAAATGTGGACCTTTTGAGGAGCTGCAATTCGAATTTTGTTTGCAAGATGTGATTTCTTCTTAATTGATAATTTACTGAAATCGCAGTGAATCAATAGCAATGAAAGGGAGAACCCTGATGGGCATTAAGGAGACGCCAAATGGTGGAAATGTCACCTTTGATTGCTCTCCTTCTGGCCCTTGCATACCATGCCTTCGCTCTGAAAAGGTCCCTATCACTCTGAGAATCATAATAGGATTGGTTTCGCTCGTCTTGATTTGATGATTGTTTTTCtagaaattcaatttataaattagggTATAAGTTCAAAATTGATCACATCATTTAGATTACCTTACTATTCTGGAGTCGGAAGCTTAATATATGATGTCTATTAAGTTTGTTAAGATTGTAGATGGAACTTCATTGGATGGATGCTATTTggaattatattaattaagattaGTCCTAGCAGTTAGCCTTGCAGCATAGGAGACTGTGTGCTGTATGCCATATTACACCCTTGATCATGTCATATTTAACAGGATGACTCTTGTTTTCCTCTTGTAAGAGCAGTGTTAGTTCTATTGCTGGTTTATTTCTTGACCGTCACAGGATTCAGTTTGTCATTCCGTATGAGCCAAATATATAGTATCATCATTTTCTCTTAATGTCTTTGACGGAATGCATTTGTGTTGTTCGCCTCTAAATTAAAACCATAAGTTATCTGTGGAGTTTGATAAAATTTAGTGCAAGGTATATAACCCACAGCAGGAAATCAAAATCCACGACCTTTTCCTCTTAGTAAATTTAGCAACGACACCATTTCCACCTTATGGTTATGTATTTGTTATGCTTGAGAATGCTAGCTAATTGAGGTGTTAATTGTTATGGAACACAACTTATTTGGGACGATATGCTAAAATGCCacaatatagtactactatatttaatcTGCTGgatttttctcttcttcttatACTAATATGTTTTTTGAATTCTCAAGAGTCGACACCCTGATATATTTCTTATTGTTTCTTAGAGTGATGAAAAATATCGTTGTGGTGAAACTGGATATCGCATTCGTCTGAAATGTGTACCCTCTGGAATTGGGTCCAAAGACTCAAAAGGTACAAAACAACATAAGAAAAGATCTACTCTTGAGTTTATGGAGTTGGGTGTTAATCAGCATGATGGAGACATGAGTATTTCTTCAACGAGGCAAAGAAGATTACACAGCGATTCCTCCAATGCTGGACCACGCTCTTATGTCACTTACAGGAGCTGTATACCTGCTGTAAACGAAGAAAAATTGTCAGTACTAGGTTTTGAGGTAAACTACTCCCCTTTTTAAATGCTTTTTGTACATCTATTCTTGTCCAAGGATAGCTTTTGATATAGAAAGAACTTGAGATTGACACGTTTGGTGTCATGCATTGGCCTTCTTTTTTCCTAGAAGTTATTCTCctcacataaatataacatGTATTGTCTATTTTGATTAATCAACTTCTTGCTTATGTATATGCTTTGTACTGTAAATTCCACTCCGCAGGCCCTTATGTTGGCTTTGCTCGTAAGCAGTGGCTCATTCATTTACTTCAGGCGGAAGCGTGCTGCTGCGCCTGGTGGTGTGCCAATGAGGCTTCCTACTAGTTCTAGGTTTTAAGTCCAATCTACGATTACATCATATAGGAACTTTTTTTTGCTTTCCAATGAAGACTGTTGTAAGTTATGGCCAATATTCCGAGTTGTTTATTTTGCTGTATTGCCTGTTTTGCCTTGTATCAAGAATTTCtgtaattattattctttcttctaTTAATTGATTACCTCTTTTTTCTACCCTGACATTTTGTTGGAGTTGAAACTTCCAATATGGTCGAACTCTCACTCTTAAAGGCCTTTTTGTGCCTCAAAGTTGACTCATTGTATAAAATGTTAagatggaatattttttttttttccgctGTCAAGGTATCAATTTTGATTAGTAATATTTGAGAATATTTTTTGAGGtactttttcactattttaaatttttttggatgaaaatatcCTCATGAATGACATTTTGgtctatttattttctctgttttattaaaatatttaatttatctctttaaatttttatttgccCCTTTattaaaagagagaatgaaaaaatggggAAGAAcagagaaaaatagaagaatggggcaaaaaaaatcaaaatagagaaattaaatattttaataaagaagagagaataaatagaGTAAAATGCCATTTATGGGCTTGAGTATATTCtcgtccaaaaaaatttgaaacagTGTAAAAGTAGGTCAAACGATATTATATCGAAGTTaatggacctcaaatgatattttcaaatattacggaccaaaaaattgatttcttgGTAAAGTTCGCTGCAAAAAAGatgttttttcaaattttacaatGAGATACTTACTAGTACTTATTTGAGGAaacatttaccaaaaatagacatGTATTCAAGGTCAGATCAAGTAGGTTATATTTCACTGGAAACGTATTTAAACCTGCTGTGACAGTTAGTCTGAACgtttaataatactccctccgtccctgaaattgtcatatttcactttttactatttttggtaatgcctccacattccactaacttattcatactcaaattttattataaaactaatatttataagtatGACCCACATCTTATCAacttttcaacccactttccatCATAATTCTTAAAACTAGTGTCCAGTCAAACTATgacaaaatttgagagaggGAGTATCAAAATCTTCATTTTGTCTGATCCAACATGATTTACTATTCATTCCAAAATTATGTCCTAAGAAATGAGATCCGTaccatataataataaatagcaTAGATGAActataatcaaatatttatataaaaataagtaagagaaaagCTCATTTATGAGATAACTAAGGAGCATTAAGTGAAATGGCATCCCTCATCCaagataagataaaaaaaaactttgatAACACCAGTAAATGTTAGCATTGGTTATGAAAATCTGCTTCCTATGTGTAAATTACAGATGATGATATTAGAGGCcacaaattcttttttttttatttttctttttttcactgGGGATAACATATAcaaaggcaaaaaaaaaaggcaactCCATCTCCATCCTTGCAGGTACTAACTCTGCATCAAATATCTTGAGCACATAACCAAAGTAGGGAGTAGAGCAAACTCCAAACAAAAGAATGGTGTAGAAGTAAATAATTCTCAAATAACAATACTCTTTTCTTACGACACATCTACAGTAACATAGTTGCAAGCATGCACTACGGGTAGTTGCTGagttcacaaaaaataatctggAGTCTTGCGCGTGGTGTCGGGTTCGATCTGCCGGGGAGCCGGATCGAACTGAAGGAAGTTCTGCTCCATGTTCTCCCCAATTTCAAGAATTGCAGCCATATTCCCACAACGGTAACAATAGTTTGGGGCACTAAAAACGGTCACCACATTCTTGTCCTACAAATGCAGCAGTGTATAATAACTATGGCTTGTTCCGATTGCACCAACGGTGagttaaaatatttgagattcTAGACAAACCTGACACCAATTAAAACCCTCCATCACAAGCTGATGTGCTCTTGAGATTAGAGTGAGGCCGTTGGTGTGGTTGAACTGAGAAGCTATATCCTGTCCAAAGGTGTAGCCAGCCCCACGGGGTGATATGCCCCAACCGCAGCGGTCGTCGGGATCAGACCACAAGAGATCACACATTGGTCCTTCGTGTGGGACCTACAGGAAACAGATCATGAAATGGAGTTGGGACAATATTTAAAGCAGCATCACTAGAAATAGTTGCTAGGAAATCAAATTGAATTCATGGACAGGATTATTGTTTGTACCTCTTGTATGCGATCTAAAGCTCGGATATTGTCTAAGGTGTCGAGTGAAGGAGAGAGACCCCCATGCAAACAGAAGATCTACAATAACATAGTGCTGGATATTAGATGTTGAAAAtgtaatatattcaaattgaaaaataattgtgtttatcaTGCAAACCTGACTCTCAATAAGAGCTGTCAAGggcaaataatcaaaaaggtCAGTGAAAAACTTCCACACATTGGCATTGCCATACTTCCTCAAGCATTCATCATAGAACCCATACCTGGCATGAAAAAGCGTCTTATCAACAATTTTACATGCAAGGCATCTAGCACTGATGCATGAGTATTGCAAGCAACCTTCTCAATTTAGTGCTAACAAAATGAAGTGTCCACAAGCcctcaaaaattaaaagtgttgTGTCCTTACCTACAAACAGGGATGGATCTATAGTATTTTGAgaaggggcaaatgccccagCTCATTTTTCTAGTAgcatgtaaatatatatattataatacttaaatatatacatattcaaCTAATTTGCCCCCCttgtttagaaaaaatatttttttacttgcCCCACTCCTAACCTACACACGAAGGCTCACCCTCCTctaagataaaatactatattattttaatgtatatatattatttttatatttatttatttgtatgttaatatttttgtccCTCCTATTATAATTTCCTGGCTCCGTCCCTGCCTACAAACTTTTATTGAACAAATACATACAAAACAATCGACGGACAATATATTTCAACATAC
This window contains:
- the LOC125205452 gene encoding uncharacterized protein LOC125205452, encoding MLYSAKPPLLLPLFFFLTSFLSGNITLAYNFESIAMKGRTLMGIKETPNGGNVTFDCSPSGPCIPCLRSEKSDEKYRCGETGYRIRLKCVPSGIGSKDSKGTKQHKKRSTLEFMELGVNQHDGDMSISSTRQRRLHSDSSNAGPRSYVTYRSCIPAVNEEKLSVLGFEALMLALLVSSGSFIYFRRKRAAAPGGVPMRLPTSSRF
- the LOC125205451 gene encoding serine/threonine-protein phosphatase PP2A-2 catalytic subunit, which encodes MPGHGDLDRQIEQLMECKPLSEAEVKILCDQARAILVEEWNVQPVKCPVTVCGDIHGQFYDLIELFRIGGNAPDTNYLFMGDYVDRGYYSVETVTLLVALKVRYRDRITILRGNHESRQITQVYGFYDECLRKYGNANVWKFFTDLFDYLPLTALIESQIFCLHGGLSPSLDTLDNIRALDRIQEVPHEGPMCDLLWSDPDDRCGWGISPRGAGYTFGQDIASQFNHTNGLTLISRAHQLVMEGFNWCQDKNVVTVFSAPNYCYRCGNMAAILEIGENMEQNFLQFDPAPRQIEPDTTRKTPDYFL